One window of Papaver somniferum cultivar HN1 chromosome 9, ASM357369v1, whole genome shotgun sequence genomic DNA carries:
- the LOC113314003 gene encoding dihydroneopterin aldolase 2-like, translated as MIRLMVFCLIIFVPLIFGILQQKMEADCMISKGDKLILRGLVFHGYHGVLPEERTLGQKFVIDMDAWVDLREPGKSDNINDSVSYVDSYNIVKDVVEGPGYNLLETVAHLIAKKTLERFPQISTVRVKLGKPHVSIQGPVDYLGIEIVRSRDLLSYTEPCTQNGL; from the exons ATGATAAGATTAATGGTGTTTTGTTTGATAATCTTCGTCCCCCTCATATTCGGTATCTTACAGCAAAAG ATGGAAGCAGATTGTATGATCTCTAAAGGTGACAAACTTATACTAAGAGGCTTGGTGTTTCATGGATATCATGGCGTTTTACCAGAAGAGAGAACTCTGGGTCAGAAGTTTGTGATTGATATGGATGCATGGGTTGATCTTCGTGAACCTGGTAAATCGGATAACATAAATGACAGTGTAAGCTATGTGGATTCTTACAA CATTGTGAAAGATGTAGTGGAAGGACCTGGTTATAATCTCTTGGAGACGGTGGCTCACCTCATCGCCAAAAAAACACTTGAAAGGTTTCCTCAAATATCAACTGTTCGCGTGAAGCTTGGGAAGCCTCATGTTTCCATTCAAGGTCCCGTTGATTATTTAGGGATCGAGATTGTTAGGTCGAGAGATTTGTTGTCTTATACTGAGCCTTGTACTCAGAATGGTCTTTGA
- the LOC113313814 gene encoding dihydroneopterin aldolase 2-like, with the protein MEADGMVLKGDKLILRGLMFQGYHGVLPEEKTLGQKFVIDIDAWMDLREAGKSDDLNHSVSYMDIYNIAKDVMEGPGHNLLESLTHLIATKTLQRFSQISAVRVKLGKPHVSIQGPLDYLGVEIFRFRGVDV; encoded by the exons ATGGAAGCAGATGGTATGGTTTTGAAAGGTGATAAACTTATACTAAGAGGCTTGATGTTCCAAGGATATCACGGTGTTTTACCAGAAGAGAAAACTCTGGGTCAGAAGTTTGTCATTGATATAGATGCGTGGATGGATCTTCGCGAGGCTGGTAAATCTGATGATTTAAATCACAGTGTAAGCTATATGGACATTTACAA CATTGCTAAGGATGTAATGGAAGGACCTGGTCATAATCTCTTGGAATCGCTGACTCACCTCATCGCTACAAAAACACTTCAAAGGTTCTCTCAAATATCTGCAGTTCGTGTGAAGCTTGGGAAGCCTCATGTATCTATTCAAGGTCCCCTTGATTACTTAGGGGTCGAGATTTTCAGGTTCAGAGGTGTTGATGTCTAA